The region CGCCAGCCGGTCATGCAGCTCGGATGCGGTTAGCTCTTTGAACAGGGGAGGCATGGGTCGGAAGCGGATTGTACGGCAATGCTGGTTCCCATGCCAGCCTATCGATCATGACCGGGTGCCGGGGTGCGAATCCGAACGACAGAGGCTGGATCATCCCCGCCTGAAGACCGATCACCCTTTCTTCCTGGAAAGCACCGTACCCCAGCGCTGGATTTTGTCAAATCGGCCATCTGGTCCTTTGAGAATATTAATGGACGATCCTCCATCCAGGTAGACAAACTCCGTCTCGGAGATGGGGAACAAGGCCCAATCGCCCGTATCCGGGGATTTGACGTGAAGCTGATGGCCTTCGATGGACACGAGAACGGGCGTATCGGGTTCGTCGGTTGCGCGATAATCCCCGACATACGGGGCGAGCTTGTCAGGGGCGATCTCGATGAGAGCCGTTTCCTTGGGTTGAAGAATCGACCAGCCGTAAACAGACGATAGGGCACGAAGGATTTCCATGACCAGATCGTTCCCGCTATCCGAATTCGTCATGATGACCGCGCCTTGGCCCTTGTGGACAAACGCGAACAACATGCAGGTAAAGCCCTTGTTGCCCCCGCCATGGCTGAAAGATTTCTTTTCTTCCGTCGTCGCGCCGCCCAACCCGATTCCCAGGCCCCAGTCCCCAGTTCCCGGGGTCAACATCTTTTCGGCCATTGGCCGGGAGATGACTCGATTGGATTCTCCGGCCACCGACTTTTCGATCTCGATGGCGAAGCGGCAGAGGTCCGATGGCGTCGTCCACAATCCCGCTGCGGCCAGCTCGGGATAGATATGCCACTTGCCCTTGACGGCTTCGCCATCCGCAAGGTGCCCCGAGGCGGCCTGATCCGATTTTTCCCGAGAGAGCGGCTGCTCGAACGTGCTGTGGCGCATACCCAGGGGGTCCAGAACCGTCGTTTTCATATATTCCCGAAAAGGCCGGCCCGACACATCCGATACGAGAAGCTGCGTCACCACGAACCCGCCGCCACAATATCGCCATTGCGCTCCGGGGATCGTGTCGATGCGGACGGGAGGCGTGTTGGCGGGTTTTTCGCCGTTGAGCACTTGAACCGGCGTCGGGATCTGTTCGGAGACGGCGTATCCGGGAAAGCCGGAGACCGTCAACCCGGCGCTGTGGGTCAGAAGGCGGCGCAGGGTAACTTTCTCTTTTTTCGAGAATTCGTTCTCGGGAACCTTCCAGGAGATAAGCTCGTCGTTGACCGGAGCGTCGAGATCGAGAAATCCCTGCTCGACGAGCCGGAGCGTGCCTAGTGCCGTGACCGGTTTGCTGATGGATGCGGCTTGAAAGAGCGTCTCGGGGGTCACCGGATCTTGGCCTCCGGCTTCCTTGACGCCGTACCCTTTGGCCCACTCGATCTTCCCATGATTGATGACGGCGATGCTCACACCCGGGACATGGTAGTGCTTCATCCGGTCCAGGATGTTCATGGCGGCGATCGGCTGGCCCTTGGCGTACATGGCCGGCTTTAGGGAGTTCTCCATAGCCTGGATTTGGGCCGGATCTTTTGCCGGACTTTCAGGGGCGGGCTTGTTTTGACAGCCGCCGACGATGAGCGATGCCGCCGCGGCTAAAATAGCGATTCTTGATCTGGCGCTCAAACTAATCTCCTTCGGTCCATTTTTTTCAACGAGGGAAGAAATTGGTATGGCTGGGCTCGTCCACAATTAATACGGACCGAAGCGAGCGGAGGATGGCGAAACCCGGAGCGCATCTCCGGACAGGGACCCGCGCGAGCCGGTTACAGATCCGCCGGTTCCAAACGCGGGGCGAGCAGCTGGATAATCAATAACGCGAGCAGGTAGGCCGAGCCGGCGATGATAAAGAGGATCGTATAGCTTCCCGTCTTCTCGATGATGTGGCCCGCGCCGGAGGCGAAGAGCATCCCGCCCGCGGCGCCCGCGGCCCCGCCCAACCCCGTCACCGAGCCCACCGCCCGCTTGGGGAACATGTCGGAGACAAAGGTGAAGATGTTAGCCGACCAGGCCTGATGGGCCGAGGCGGCGATCCCGATGAGCAGGACGGCCATGGCGACCGTCGTGGATTTGGGCGCGGCGATGACGGGTACGACCAAAAGGGCGCAAACGAGCATGACCCGCTTGCGCGAAGCGTTGACGGAATGGCCCCGCTTGATCAGGGCCGAGGAGGCCCACCCGCCGCCGACGCTGCCGACATCGGTCATCAGGTAGACGGCGATGAGCGGCAGGCTCAAACCGGACAGGGTCAGGCCGAAACGGGCGTTGAGAAACTTGGCCAGCCAGTAAAGGTAGAACCACCAGATCGGGTCGGTCAGGAACTTGCCTAAGACGAAAGCCCAGGTCTGGCGGTAGCGCAGGAGCTTGAGCCAGGGGATCTTCTCGGTCGAGGTTTCGATCGGATCGCTCTGGATATAGGCCAGCTCGCGGGGATCGAGGCCGCGCTTGCGTTCCGGAATCTCGTAGAAGGCCAGCCAGAAAATGATCCAGATAAAGCCGATGGCGCCGGTGGCGATGAAGGCGGCCGGCCAGCCGAACTTGATCGTCAGCCACGGCACCATGGCCGGGGCGATGAGCGCCCCGACGTTGGTCCCGGCGTTGAAGATGCCGGTGGCAAAAGCTCGCTCGCGCTTGGGGAACCACTCGGCGACGCTTTTAATCGCATTCGGAAAGTTGCCGGATTCGCCCAGTCCGAGGGCGAAGCGGGCCATGCCGAAGCCGATGGCGGAGCGGGCCGCGGCGTGGGCCATGGCGGCGAGGCTCCAGAACAGAATGGCGGCGGTGTAGCCGAGTCGGGTCCCGAAGCGGTCGACAAGGCGGCCGAAGACGGCTAAGCCGATGGCGTAGGCGGCCTGGAAGGCCGTCACGATGTATCCGTAGTCGACCTCGCTCCAGCCGAAGATCTTCTGCAAGGTGGGGGCCAGGATGCCGATGACCTGCCGATCGATGTAATTGATCGTCGCGGCGGCAAAGAGAAGGGCGCAGACGGTCCAGCGGAACCGCCCGCGGGGTTTGGGATCGTCGGCTGCCTGTGTCATGGCCAGGTGCCTTATCATATCGGGATTGGCCCGAAAACGGAAGCGGGAAACAGGAGTTTGGTGATACAATAGCGGCGATCGGAACCGCATCGTGAGATTCACCCGCCGCCGGCCCGCCAAGCCCGCCGCCATCCTCCTTCTGATGGCGCTGGGATCGTTGGCGGCCGCGCCGTTTCTTTCGGCCAAGATCAAATATGGCGTTCGCATCGAAGTCGTCAAGATGGACGGATCGGAGCTGGTCGGCGAGCTCATCGCGGTCCGAAAGGCGACGATGGTCGTCGCCGATTTTTCGGCCGGCTCCTACGAGTTCATCGAAATGGCCGACATCAGGATCGTCCGCATCCCGAAGATCTCCAAAGCCCTGGGCGCCTTCAACGGCTTCATCCAGGGTGCGTTCTATGGCGCCGTCATAGGCGGCCTGACCGCGGGGGATAAGAACCCGACATCCAAACACTGGAGCCGGGCCTTCATCGGCGGCACCATCGGCGCCGCGGCGATGTCCGTACTCGGGGGGATCAAAGGCAAGCCGACCAAAGACCTCGAAGTCATCCAGATCAAAGATCAATCGCCCGAGAACCTGGCGGTAATCCTGGAGGGGCTAAGCAAGATGGCCCGGGTCAAGAACGCCTCTTGAGGCGCTTTGACTCTCCCCTGTCGTTGTGTTATCCAAATGTCTCGGATGCATTCCTAAAGGAGACCCCCGGCATGCGCTCGCCCCGCCGTTTTTTCTTTTTTCTCCTCCTTGTCGTCGCTTTGATCGCGGCGGCCGCTTGCCGCCCCGGGGGGGATGCGGGCAAGCGCGGGTCCAAATCCTTGACCCTGGCCGTCATCCCGATGGGCACGACCCACGAGTTTTGGAAGGCCATCCATGCCGGCGCCCTGACCGCGGCCCGCGAGCTGGGCGTTGAGATCATCTGGAAAGGCCCGCTCAAGGAAGACGACCGCAACGAGCAGATCCAGATCGTCGAAACCCTGACCAACGCCGGAGTCGACGCCCTAGTCTTGACGCCGATGGACGACAAGGCCCTGGTCCGCCCAGTCGAGGAAGCCGCGCGCCTGGGGATTCCCACGGTCATCTATAACTCGGCCTTGAGCGGCGGTTCTTATGTCGCCTACATCTCGACGGATAATTACCGCGGGGGCGTCGTGGCGGCGGAGCGGATCGGCGCGCTTCTCGGGGGGAGGGGCACGGCCATCCTGATCCGAGTCATCGCCAGCGTCGAGGGCAGCACCAAACGGGAGCAGGGCTTTCTCGACACCATGCACTCCAAGTTCCCGAACGTCAAGATACTGTCGGATAATCAATATGCCGGGGTGACCACCGAGACGGCCTACCAGACGGCCGAGAATCTGCTCAATCGTTTTCCCGAGGTCCAAGCCGTCTTTACGCCCAACGAATCCACCACCTTCGGCGCCCTGCGGGCGATCGAGGATCACGGCCGGGCCGGCAAGCTGATCCATGTCGGCTTCGATTCCTCGAGCAAGCTCATCGAGGCGCTGGGCGCGGGCCGGCTGGCCGGGCTGGTCCTGCAGGACCCCTTCCAGATGGGCTACAAGAGCGTCAAGACGGCCGTGGCCCACCTCCGCGGCGAACCCTACGAGAAGACGGTCGACACGGGCGTCTTCCTGGCCACCTCCGAAAACAAAGACGACCCGCTTATCCGCCGCCTCCTGCGGCCAGACCTCTCCATTCTGGATCGATGACAGCTTTTATTCGGCGAAAGGACCCGTTATGAAACCGATGCGCCTGTCCTCCCTCGGCGTGATTTTAGCCGCCGTCATTTTGATTCTTGTAGGAGCGCCCATGGACGCCCAACAATCGCCCGTCCCGTTCCGGATCCACATCCTATCCTCGAGCCACCAGGACATCGCCTGGATGGACAGCCCCGAGGCTTGCATGAAGTACCGGGACGAAAACTGCATTACGCCCGCCCTGGAGATGATGCGGACCCATCCGGACTATCGCTTCGTGATGGAGAACATGCTCAACCTGCGTGAGTACCTCGAGCGCCACCCCGACCGGCGGGCCGAGATTGAGCGCTACACCCGGGAGGGGCGGATGGAGTGGGGGGCCACTTACACCCAGCCCTACGAATCGCTGCTGACCGGCGAAGAGCTGATCCGTCAGGTCTATTACGGCCGCCGCTGGCTAATCAAGAACTTCCCCGGCTGCGACGCCAAGGTCTACTTCAACCCCGACGTTCCGGGCCGGGCCCTGCAGATGCAGCAGATCCTGAGCAAGGCCGGCGTGCCCTATATGGTGATCAGCCGCTACCACGAAGGCTTCTACCGCTGGGCCAGCCCCGATGGAAGCTCTGTCCTGGCTTTCACGCCGGGGCATTACGGCAACTCCTCGGCCCTGCTCAACGCCAAGCCGGAGGAAGCCGCGGTCAAGGCCATCGCGGGCAAGCTCGACAAGATGGCGCCGCTCTATAAGCAAGGCGGCTGGCCGGCCGAGATGCCGCTTCTCCATTCGGAGGACTTCTCCAAGCCGACCGATTATCGCTCCCTGATCGCTCTTTGGAATCAAACCAAGCCGGGGACGACGATGCAGTATTCCTCGGCCCGGGCTTTCTTCGAGGCTTTGGACAAGGGCACGCCGCCGTTCCGCCGGGTCGAGGGCGAACGGCCCAATATGTGGCTTTACATCCACGGCCCAACCCATCATTGGGCCGTCGACGCTCATCGGCGGGCGGGCCTTCTGCTTCCCGCGGCCGAGATGTTCAGCGTCGCGTCGGCCGTCCTGAAGGGAAGCTGGAGCGGCTACCCGGCCGAGTCCCTGACCGAGGCCTGGCGCTGCGCCGTCTATCCCGATCACGGCTGGGGCGGCAAGGAGGGGCAGGTCACGGACCGTCTGTTCCGCAAGACCTACGAGTTTGCGGCCGAGACGGGCGAAGCCGTGTTGGCGAAGGCCCAGAAGGAAATCGCCGGGCGCGTCAAGACAATCGCCGATAAGGGCGCTCCGATGGTCGTCTTTAATGACCTGGCTTGGGCCCGGACCGGTCCTGTCATCGTCGAAGTTCCCAAAGCCGCCGGGGCATCGAGCGTCCGTGACGCGGCCGGCGCGGCAACGCCCATCCAGGTTCTGCCGGCGCTTCCGGAGCAGGCCGCGGATAAGCAGCGCGTGGAGTTCATCGTCCGCGACATCCCGCCGGCCGGCTATGCAACCTACTATTATAAGCCGGAGGGCGGGGCCGCGAATCCGGCGCCCATCCTCAACTCGCCGCCCGAGATCTACGAGAACGCCTTCTATCGGGCCGAGTTCGCGGGCGGAGGCCTGCGCGGTTTGTACGACAAGCAGCTCGGTCGCGAGGTCATCAAGACCGACAAGTTCCTGGGCTTCGAAATCTTCACCATGCAATCCGTCGGCAACGGCGCGGGCGAGTTCGGCCGCGTCCAAGCCCCGACCATGGAGGGCTTCGACAAGCTTAGCCGGCACAATCCCGCCTGGTCGTTCGCCGCGGACGAGTCCGGCCCGGTTAAAGACGTTTTTAAATTCCGCCAAGTGCTTTCAGACTGCACGGTCGAGGAAAAGCTTATTTTCTATAAAGCCGTCAAGCGGATCGACTGCGAAGTCGCCCTCCTGGGCTGGGACGGATCGCCCTATCGCGAATTCCGTTTGGCCGTACCCGTGGCGGCGGCCAAGGGCGATGTCGCCTACGAGGTGCCGATGGGGGTGGTGGAGGTCGGCAAGAGCGAGGCCAAGGGCACGGGCGGACCCGCCTACGGCTCGCTCGTCTACGATCAGGAGATGTCGGACATCCGGCCGCGCGAAGTCCAGAATTTTCTCTACGCGGGGGACGGAGCGCTTGGCGTCACGATGACGACACCCGTCGCCGTCAACGATTACGTTGATCCTACCGACAATCCCGTGGCCTATCCCGTGCTTCAGGGCTTGCTGCTGGCGTCGCGCCGCAGCTGCCACGGGCAGGGGAATTGGTATCTCCAGGAGGGAGACCATCACTACCGCTTCTCGCTGACCAGCCATCGGCCCGGGTGGCGGAACGGCTATAAGGACGGCATCGCCGCCAATCACGATCTGAGGGCCGTAGCGGTCTCGGCGGCCGGGGCGGGGGCGTCTCTTCCCGAGAGCGAGAGTTTTTTCGCTCTCTCGGCCGAAAATGTTCTCTTCGGGACGGTTAAAAAAGCCGAGGACGACGACGGCGTCATCCTGCGCTGTTACGACATCGAAGGCCGGTCGGCCCAGGTCCGTCTGGGCGGCGGTTTGAAATGGGCCGGGGCGGAGACGACCAGCATCATCGAGCTCGAGAGCAAGCCTCTGCCGCCGACGGGGAGCGAGATCGCTTTCAAGGTCGGGCCGTACGCCATCGAAACACTGAAGCTCAGGCCCTCGGCCAAAGAGCGCTGAGGGGATTGTTTTCGTGAACCCGAAGACATGGCCGGCCTCAACCTATTGGGTTCGGTCTGTCGAAGACCTATTGGCCGCGCTGCAGGGCTCTCGGCTCGGCTTGAGCAGCGCGGAGGCGCAAGAGCGTTTGGCCGAATCAGGTCCCAACGCGCTGAAGCGCCGCAAGAAGGCGGCGCCCTGGCTGCTTCTTCTCCGTCAGTTCAAAAGCCCGCTCGTCCTTATCTTGGTTTTTGCGGCCGTCATCTCGGTTGTGACCGGGGCCTGGATTGACGCCAGCATCATTCTCGCCATCGTTGTTGCCAGCGCGGTTTTGGGCTTTGTCCAGGAATACCGGGCCGGTCATGCGGTCGAAAAGCTGCGCAGCCGGGTGACCCTTCGGGCCAACCTCCTGCGCGACGGGGAGCCGCGAATCGTCCCGGCGGAAGAGGTCGTGCCGGGAGATATCGTGCTGCTCTCGGCGGGGAGCCTCATCCCGGCCGATGGGGCCGTGATCCAGGCCGATGATTTCTTCGTCAACCAGGCGATTCTGACCGGCGAGACTTTTCCGGTGGAAAAGAAAGCCGGGGCCGTTGCCGAAAATGCCGGCTTGGCCGAGCGGACAAACAGCGTGTTCATGGGCACCAACGTGAGCAGCGGCAGCGCCCGCGTCCTGATCTGCGAGACGGGCGTGCGCACGGAATTCGGACGGATCGCCGAGAAGCTGGCCTTGCGTTCGCCGGAAACGGATTTCGAGCGCGGCATCCGGCAATTCGGCGGTATGCTGACGCAGGTGATGATGGCTTTGGTCCTGGTCGTGTTCGCCATCAATGTCTTTCTGCATAAGCCGGCAGTGGACTCGCTGCTGTTCGCCGTCGCTCTGGCCGTAGGCGTTGCCCCCGAGCTATTGCCTGCCATCATCAGCATTACCCTGGCCAAGGGCGCGCAGAGCATGGCCAAAAAGGGCGTTATCGTCCGGCATCTGGCCGCGATCGAGAACTTCGGCAGCATGGACGTGCTGTGCACCGATAAAACCGGTACGCTCACTCTGGGTGTCGTCAGCCTGGACGGCGCCTTGGACCCCTTGGGAAACGCCTCCGATCAGGTTCTTCTGAACGCGTACCTCAACGCCCGCTTCCAAACCGGGTTGGCGAACCCTCTGGATGAAGCGATTCTGCGGCAGAAACAACCCGAAATCGGGAGCTTCGTCAAGACGGAAGAGATCCCCTACGATTTTTTGCGCAAACGCCTCAGCATCGCCGTCCAGGATACCGCGCGGAACAGCTCGACGTATACTCTGATCACCAAAGGCGCGCTGGATAAGGTCCTGGAGGCCAGCTCGCATATCCTGGAAGCGGGCCAAGCCGTCTTGTTGGATGAAGCCCGCCAGGCGGCCCTGCTGGCGAAGTTCGCCGGTTGGAGCGAGCAGGGTTTCCGGGTTCTGGGGCTGGCGACCAAAGAGGTCGCTCCGCGGGAGCGCTACTCGGTCGAAGAAGAAAGCGGCATGACTTTTATCGGGTTTTTGCTGTTCTTCGATCCTCCCAAGCCGGATGCTCTCAAGGCTATTTCCGACCTGAAAAATCTGGGCGTCACCCTTAAGGTCATCACCGGCGACAACCGGCGGGTGGCCCTCCATGTGGCCCAGGCGACCGGGATGAAGGTGACGGGTGTCTTGACCGGGGCCGAGCTGAACCGGATGCGAGATGAGGCTTTGTGGCAGCAGGCCGAGCGGGTGAATCTGTTCGCGGAGGTGGATCCGAATCAGAAAGAGCGCATCATTTCGGCTTTGCGCAAGACCGGCCACGTGGTGGGCTACATGGGCGACGGCATCAACGACGCTCCGGCGCTGCACGCCGCCGATGTCGGCATCTCGGTCGACAGCGCGGTCGACGTGGCCAAAGAAGCCGCCGATTTCGTGCTGTTGGATCAGAGCCTGGATGTCCTGCGCCACGGCATCGAACAGGGCCGCCGGACTTTCGCCAACACCTTGAAGTACGTCTTCACCACCACGAGCGCCAATTTCGGCAATATGTTCAGCATGGCGGGCTTGTCGATGTTCCTGCCGTTTTTGCCGCTGCTGCCCAAGCAGATCCTGCTGAACAACTTCATGTCCGATTTCCCGGCCATGACCATCGCCTCCGACGCGGTGGATCCGGAGATGGTGGACAGGCCGCGGCGATGGGACGTGGCTTACATCCGCAATTTCATGATCGTCTTCGGCCTGATCAGCTCCGTCTTCGATTTCCTCACCTTCGGCCTGCTGCTGCTGGTGCTGCGGGCCGGGGAAAGCCAATTCCGCACCGGCTGGTTCGTCGAATCGTTGTTTACGGAGCTGTTCATCCTTCTGGTCGTCCGCACCCACCGGTCGCTGTTCAAGAGCAAGCCGGGGGGCTGGTTGTGGG is a window of Candidatus Aminicenantes bacterium DNA encoding:
- a CDS encoding serine hydrolase, giving the protein MSARSRIAILAAAASLIVGGCQNKPAPESPAKDPAQIQAMENSLKPAMYAKGQPIAAMNILDRMKHYHVPGVSIAVINHGKIEWAKGYGVKEAGGQDPVTPETLFQAASISKPVTALGTLRLVEQGFLDLDAPVNDELISWKVPENEFSKKEKVTLRRLLTHSAGLTVSGFPGYAVSEQIPTPVQVLNGEKPANTPPVRIDTIPGAQWRYCGGGFVVTQLLVSDVSGRPFREYMKTTVLDPLGMRHSTFEQPLSREKSDQAASGHLADGEAVKGKWHIYPELAAAGLWTTPSDLCRFAIEIEKSVAGESNRVISRPMAEKMLTPGTGDWGLGIGLGGATTEEKKSFSHGGGNKGFTCMLFAFVHKGQGAVIMTNSDSGNDLVMEILRALSSVYGWSILQPKETALIEIAPDKLAPYVGDYRATDEPDTPVLVSIEGHQLHVKSPDTGDWALFPISETEFVYLDGGSSINILKGPDGRFDKIQRWGTVLSRKKG
- a CDS encoding MFS transporter; translated protein: MTQAADDPKPRGRFRWTVCALLFAAATINYIDRQVIGILAPTLQKIFGWSEVDYGYIVTAFQAAYAIGLAVFGRLVDRFGTRLGYTAAILFWSLAAMAHAAARSAIGFGMARFALGLGESGNFPNAIKSVAEWFPKRERAFATGIFNAGTNVGALIAPAMVPWLTIKFGWPAAFIATGAIGFIWIIFWLAFYEIPERKRGLDPRELAYIQSDPIETSTEKIPWLKLLRYRQTWAFVLGKFLTDPIWWFYLYWLAKFLNARFGLTLSGLSLPLIAVYLMTDVGSVGGGWASSALIKRGHSVNASRKRVMLVCALLVVPVIAAPKSTTVAMAVLLIGIAASAHQAWSANIFTFVSDMFPKRAVGSVTGLGGAAGAAGGMLFASGAGHIIEKTGSYTILFIIAGSAYLLALLIIQLLAPRLEPADL
- a CDS encoding substrate-binding domain-containing protein; amino-acid sequence: MRSPRRFFFFLLLVVALIAAAACRPGGDAGKRGSKSLTLAVIPMGTTHEFWKAIHAGALTAARELGVEIIWKGPLKEDDRNEQIQIVETLTNAGVDALVLTPMDDKALVRPVEEAARLGIPTVIYNSALSGGSYVAYISTDNYRGGVVAAERIGALLGGRGTAILIRVIASVEGSTKREQGFLDTMHSKFPNVKILSDNQYAGVTTETAYQTAENLLNRFPEVQAVFTPNESTTFGALRAIEDHGRAGKLIHVGFDSSSKLIEALGAGRLAGLVLQDPFQMGYKSVKTAVAHLRGEPYEKTVDTGVFLATSENKDDPLIRRLLRPDLSILDR
- a CDS encoding glycosyl hydrolase-related protein, producing the protein MDAQQSPVPFRIHILSSSHQDIAWMDSPEACMKYRDENCITPALEMMRTHPDYRFVMENMLNLREYLERHPDRRAEIERYTREGRMEWGATYTQPYESLLTGEELIRQVYYGRRWLIKNFPGCDAKVYFNPDVPGRALQMQQILSKAGVPYMVISRYHEGFYRWASPDGSSVLAFTPGHYGNSSALLNAKPEEAAVKAIAGKLDKMAPLYKQGGWPAEMPLLHSEDFSKPTDYRSLIALWNQTKPGTTMQYSSARAFFEALDKGTPPFRRVEGERPNMWLYIHGPTHHWAVDAHRRAGLLLPAAEMFSVASAVLKGSWSGYPAESLTEAWRCAVYPDHGWGGKEGQVTDRLFRKTYEFAAETGEAVLAKAQKEIAGRVKTIADKGAPMVVFNDLAWARTGPVIVEVPKAAGASSVRDAAGAATPIQVLPALPEQAADKQRVEFIVRDIPPAGYATYYYKPEGGAANPAPILNSPPEIYENAFYRAEFAGGGLRGLYDKQLGREVIKTDKFLGFEIFTMQSVGNGAGEFGRVQAPTMEGFDKLSRHNPAWSFAADESGPVKDVFKFRQVLSDCTVEEKLIFYKAVKRIDCEVALLGWDGSPYREFRLAVPVAAAKGDVAYEVPMGVVEVGKSEAKGTGGPAYGSLVYDQEMSDIRPREVQNFLYAGDGALGVTMTTPVAVNDYVDPTDNPVAYPVLQGLLLASRRSCHGQGNWYLQEGDHHYRFSLTSHRPGWRNGYKDGIAANHDLRAVAVSAAGAGASLPESESFFALSAENVLFGTVKKAEDDDGVILRCYDIEGRSAQVRLGGGLKWAGAETTSIIELESKPLPPTGSEIAFKVGPYAIETLKLRPSAKER
- the mgtA gene encoding magnesium-translocating P-type ATPase, with the protein product MNPKTWPASTYWVRSVEDLLAALQGSRLGLSSAEAQERLAESGPNALKRRKKAAPWLLLLRQFKSPLVLILVFAAVISVVTGAWIDASIILAIVVASAVLGFVQEYRAGHAVEKLRSRVTLRANLLRDGEPRIVPAEEVVPGDIVLLSAGSLIPADGAVIQADDFFVNQAILTGETFPVEKKAGAVAENAGLAERTNSVFMGTNVSSGSARVLICETGVRTEFGRIAEKLALRSPETDFERGIRQFGGMLTQVMMALVLVVFAINVFLHKPAVDSLLFAVALAVGVAPELLPAIISITLAKGAQSMAKKGVIVRHLAAIENFGSMDVLCTDKTGTLTLGVVSLDGALDPLGNASDQVLLNAYLNARFQTGLANPLDEAILRQKQPEIGSFVKTEEIPYDFLRKRLSIAVQDTARNSSTYTLITKGALDKVLEASSHILEAGQAVLLDEARQAALLAKFAGWSEQGFRVLGLATKEVAPRERYSVEEESGMTFIGFLLFFDPPKPDALKAISDLKNLGVTLKVITGDNRRVALHVAQATGMKVTGVLTGAELNRMRDEALWQQAERVNLFAEVDPNQKERIISALRKTGHVVGYMGDGINDAPALHAADVGISVDSAVDVAKEAADFVLLDQSLDVLRHGIEQGRRTFANTLKYVFTTTSANFGNMFSMAGLSMFLPFLPLLPKQILLNNFMSDFPAMTIASDAVDPEMVDRPRRWDVAYIRNFMIVFGLISSVFDFLTFGLLLLVLRAGESQFRTGWFVESLFTELFILLVVRTHRSLFKSKPGGWLWGSTLLVGLTAIVLPYLPGVGPIFGFVPLPPVMMAALLGITGLYVAANEFAKQIFYRRIRY